One Skermanella sp. TT6 genomic window, TCTCACACCTCCGCCTTCCGACATTTCGCCGGTCACCATCGAAGAGGAGATGCGGCGCAGCTATCTCGATTACGCCATGAGCGTGATCGTCAGCCGCGCGCTTCCCGACGTGCGCGACGGTCTGAAACCGGTGCATCGCCGAATCCTGTTCGCGATGAAGGAAGGCGGTTACGACAGCAACAAGCCCTACAAGAAGTCCGCCCGTATCGTCGGCGACGTGATGGGTAAGTATCACCCGCACGGCGACAGCGCGATCTACGATGCCATGGTCCGCATGGCCCAGGACTTCTCGATGCGCCTGCCGCTGATCGACGGGCAGGGAAATTTCGGATCGATGGACGGCGACCCGCCCGCGGCCATGCGCTACACCGAGGCGCGGCTCGCGAAGGCGGCGGAAAGCCTGCTCGACGACATCGACAAGGATACGGTCGACTTCCACCCCAACTACGACGAATCTTCGGCCGAACCTGACGTCCTTCCCGCGCGTTTCCCGAACCTGCTGGTCAACGGCGCCGGCGGCATCGCGGTCGGCATGGCGACCAACATTCCTCCCCATAACCTGGGCGAGGTCATCGACGCCTGCTGCGCCTATATCGACGACAACGACGTCACCATCGAAGAGCTGATGGAGCATGTGCCGGGCCCGGATTTCCCGACCGGCGCCCAGGTGATGGGCAAGACCGGCATCCGGCAGGCCTACCACACCGGCCGGGGCTCGATCGTGATGCGCGGCAAGACCGAGATCGAGGAGATCCGAAAGGACCGCTGGGCCATCGTGATCAACGAGGTGCCCTATCAGGTCAACAAGGCCCGCATGATGGAGCGGATCGCCGAGGTCGTCCACGACAAGACGATCGAGGGGATCTCCGACCTGCGCGACGAGTCGGACCGCGACGGCGTGCGCGTCGTGATCGAACTGAAGCGCGACGCCGTCGCCGACGTGGTGCTGAACCAGCTCTACCGCTACACGCCGCTGCAAACCTCGTTCGGAGTCAATGCGCTGGCGCTCAACGGCGGCCGGCCGGTGACGATGACCCTCAAGGACATCATCTCCGCCTTCGTCGCCTTCCGCGAGCAGGTCATCACCCGCCGGACCGAGTTCGAGCTGGGCAAGGCGCGGGAGAAGGCCCATACCCTGGTCGGCCTCGCGGTCGCGGTCGCAAACCTGGACGAGATGATAGCGCTGATCCGGCGGGCGCCCGATGCCGGCGTCGCGCGCGAGGAGATGGTGGCCCGCGAGTGGCCGGCCGGCGACGTCGCGCCGCTGATCGCCCTGATCGACGAGCCGGGCAGGGCGGTCAGCCCGCAGGGCACCTACCGCCTGTCGGAGGCCCAGGCCCGCGCTATCCTCGAACTGCGGCTGAATCGCCTGACCGGCCTGGAGCGGGACAAGATCGGCGCCGACCTGCGCGAGGTCACGGACCGGATCGCGTACTATCTCGAGGTCCTGGCGTCCCGCACGCTGCTGCTGGAGATCCTGCGGACCGAACTGCTGGAGATGAAGGAGCGGTTCGGCACTCCCCGCCGGACCACCCTGATGGAGCTGGAGTTCGAATCCGACATAGAGGACCTGATCCAGCGCGAGGACATGGTCGTCACGGTCAGCCACTCCGGCTACATCAAGCGGGTCCCGGTCTCGACCTACAGGGCGCAGAAGCGGGGCGGCAAGGGCCGCTCGGGCATGAGCATGAAGGCGGAGGATACGGTCCACGACCTGTTCGTCGCCAACACCCACACGCCCATGCTGTTCTTCTCCTCGCGCGGCATGGTCTACAAGCTGAAGGTCTGGCGCCTGCCGCTCGGCACGCCGCAGGCGCGCGGCAAGGCGCTGATCAACCTGCTGCCGCTGGTCGACGGCGAGACGATCTCCACCGTCATGCCCATGCCGGAGGACGAGGCGACCTGGGGCGACCTGTGCGTCTTCTTCGCCACCAGCAAGGGCAACGTCCGCCGCAACAAGCTGTCGGACTTCACCAACATCCGTGCCAACGGCCTGATCGCGATGAAGCTGGAGGAAGAGGGCGAGCGGCTGATCGCGGTGCGGACCGGTACCGTGGATCAGGACGTGCTGCTGGCGACGCGCGGCGGCAAGTGCATCCGGTTCCAGGTCGACGACATCCGGATCTTCAGCGGCCGGACCTCCACGGGTGTCCGCGGCATCCGGCTGGCCGACGGCGACGAGGTGATCGGCATGTCGATGCTGAACCATGTCGATGCCGACGCGGACGAGCGCGCCGCCTATCTGCGTCAGGCCAACGCCGAGCGCCGGGCGGCCGGCGAGGAGGCGTCGAGCGACGAGGCGCCCGATCCCGACGCGGAGGTCTCGACGAACATCGCCCTGTCGCCGGAGCGCTACGAGGAGATGCGGCGCAAGGAGGAGTTCATCCTCGCCGTCTCCGAGCGCGGATTCGGCAAGCGCACCTCCTCCTATGAGTACCGGGTCACCGGACGGGGCGGTCAGGGCATCTGGAATATCGAGATGAACGAGCGCAATGGTCCGGTCGTCGCCGCTTTCCCCGTCACGGATGACCATCAGGTCATGTTGGTGACCGATGGAGGGCAGATGATCCGGATGCCGATCCACGACGTCCGGATCGCGGGCCGCAAGACCCAGGGCGTTACCCTGTTCAGGGT contains:
- the gyrA gene encoding DNA gyrase subunit A, encoding MRRSYLDYAMSVIVSRALPDVRDGLKPVHRRILFAMKEGGYDSNKPYKKSARIVGDVMGKYHPHGDSAIYDAMVRMAQDFSMRLPLIDGQGNFGSMDGDPPAAMRYTEARLAKAAESLLDDIDKDTVDFHPNYDESSAEPDVLPARFPNLLVNGAGGIAVGMATNIPPHNLGEVIDACCAYIDDNDVTIEELMEHVPGPDFPTGAQVMGKTGIRQAYHTGRGSIVMRGKTEIEEIRKDRWAIVINEVPYQVNKARMMERIAEVVHDKTIEGISDLRDESDRDGVRVVIELKRDAVADVVLNQLYRYTPLQTSFGVNALALNGGRPVTMTLKDIISAFVAFREQVITRRTEFELGKAREKAHTLVGLAVAVANLDEMIALIRRAPDAGVAREEMVAREWPAGDVAPLIALIDEPGRAVSPQGTYRLSEAQARAILELRLNRLTGLERDKIGADLREVTDRIAYYLEVLASRTLLLEILRTELLEMKERFGTPRRTTLMELEFESDIEDLIQREDMVVTVSHSGYIKRVPVSTYRAQKRGGKGRSGMSMKAEDTVHDLFVANTHTPMLFFSSRGMVYKLKVWRLPLGTPQARGKALINLLPLVDGETISTVMPMPEDEATWGDLCVFFATSKGNVRRNKLSDFTNIRANGLIAMKLEEEGERLIAVRTGTVDQDVLLATRGGKCIRFQVDDIRIFSGRTSTGVRGIRLADGDEVIGMSMLNHVDADADERAAYLRQANAERRAAGEEASSDEAPDPDAEVSTNIALSPERYEEMRRKEEFILAVSERGFGKRTSSYEYRVTGRGGQGIWNIEMNERNGPVVAAFPVTDDHQVMLVTDGGQMIRMPIHDVRIAGRKTQGVTLFRVAQGERVVSVAWLTEEAEAETAVNGGDDASPE